ctcacaaaacattaatgtaaatgtatgatGAGATGCACGTCTGTAGTGGATAAAAGGAAAACTCCTTTTAGAAACGCATCGAAACACATCAGCTCTGTTTTGTGTAGTTATATAACGTTATATCATTTCAAATACAATTTTCCCCTTCACAATAGCAGCGTTTCCGCGTTTTATCCTACAAAACAGTGATAAACAGATTAGCTAAGGTTGTATCAAAGCTATTCTCTTCTGCCATGTCAGCTCACTACTTAGCCTTATATTTATTCAGTCATTTGATCCACTTAGGGGCATAAATGTCGCTTTAACAGTCATGTTTGCGAAATATGAACATGGAAATGATATACGATACCTCCATGAATAGCCTGTCTTTTTTGTGGTACTAGGTAACGCGTGACGTCAAAGAGTCTTTATGACGGGCTCTACGTAAGTGTATGAAATCCTACTCATTTTGCTTGATGGGAAAGTGAGCAAATGAGCTTGAAGGACGTCAGGAGTAGGACCCGCCTCTCTCTCGAGGCTGTCCAATCACATCACGCGGATTCGACGTTCGTTTTGTTGTGACCTTTGGAAGCGCGTCCCCGCCCACCGCGTGCCCGTGGCGGAGGAAAACTATAAATAGAGGCGTATTGACAGCAGTAGGGGACGAAATTGTAAAACACCCATACAGAGGGGGTGGAAAGGTTCTTATTGGGAAGGTGAAACAGCAAATACCTTACAGATAATTGGGAGCAAGATAAGAagaagaaattaaaacatttcaagtCTACCAACTGGAATACCTTTATGTTAACTAAATGTGAAGAAAGAATTTATATCAGATTTTTATCTATTTGCACTAGTTAAGGCCATACTGCTGAAAATCTTCATTTTGTAAACTCAAGTAAGTATTTCATTTCTATGTATGgcattgctgttttttttgtgtgtgtgatttgtccCGTTTATTAAAGCATCTCGTTTTGTACTGATCATTGCAACCGGTTGTCTGTAATAGTTTAGTGAAACCTTAAGAGAATTTAAATGAAGCCTGCTGCGTCAGTCGTGGGCTGTAGACTTAAGAGCTCGGTGGGATTGCCAACTGTGGCAAAACACCTCCTTACATTAGGAGCCTTACGATATTTACAGAGAAATGCAAATGatcacataatataaaatatgatatagGCTAGGTTTAATTTGTCAGCATATCCAGTTAGAATCGCACAGAATTGCCTACAGCATAAACCGCTTTCTTGTCTCAGATGATGCATTTCATAGCGTATATGTATCAGTTTCTAAACTGTACATTATGTCCTCGCTTTAGTTGTCTTTAGTACCCCGTGAACTGGGTGGGAGCAACGATACGATCTCTGACGCCTATATTCGCTTTAAATGTACAAGCGAAACACAGTTtggttttatatttgattttataacCAACGCATGAACCATTTATCAGTTTGTTTTACCATTCACGCGCATTTTAATTTCTATTCGCTTCATCGACGACCGTCCGCTGATACGTGCGCGTGCTGACTGGTTTTCATATCTCCTCGTGACACGTTGGGTTTAATTATTAAAGTCTCGCATGCATTCTTATGTCTGGTTTCCTCACGCCGTGTATTTTACAAACGTACGTGACGAGATAAAGACAGAGTCCGATTATGACGACAGCAGTAGATTGGTCACAGTTGTGCAGGGTCTAGTCAGGGCATGTTAGTTATTACGTAACTCGATCAGCTCCGCGAGTCCCAGTGCATCCTTCCTATAATGGTAAACTGCAATTATAGGACTAGCTTAGCGCTAATATTATGCTCGACAGAAGGTGTTGTCTTTAATTTAACTTGAGTTGAAATTCAGCCAGTGCACTGAAGTTTAGGATTGTCTGTGTGCCTGTGTAAAATCTAATCCGCTCATGAGCCTATGAATGCACAAgctgttttatcaaaacattcaaGCTATTTTAATGAACCGTCTATTAAGAAAACTGACAGACGGTAGCATGTTCCAGTTGTTATTTCCAACAGTGACTAATGAGCTGGAGTTATTAACGCTATTTGTTTTTGCTTCTCTCTAGGAACCGGATCAGCCGTTTGTGGACTGAGACGTTCCCTCTGCAACCAGCACTTTGGTATAAACCCTTTTCCCCCAAGTTTCTGTTTGTTTGCCTGGCTCCAGCCGAGCCTTGCCCTCTGGTGGCTTACAACACAATACGTGAATTCAAACAGCCAACGGTGGTGATACTCCAGGGCAGCGCAGCAGCTATGCAGCTTGAAATCCAAGTAGCACTCAACTTCATCATTTCTTACTTGTACAATAAGCTGCCCAGGCGACGTGTCAACATTTTCGGCGAGGAGTTGGAGCGACAGCTGAAACAGAAATACGAGGGACATTGGTACCCGGACAAGCCATATAAAGGGTCTGGATTCAGGTGTATACATGTCGGGGAGAAAGTGGACCCAGTTGTAGAGCAAGCAGCCAAAGAAAGTGGGTTGGACATTGAGGATGTCCGCAACAACCTGCCTCAGGACCTTAGTGTCTGGATTGATCCTTTCGAGGTGTCTTATCAGATTGGGGAGAAGGGACCCGTTAAGGTGCTCTATGTGGATGACAGTAATGAGAATGGACTGGAGTTGGACAAGGAGATCAAGAACAGCTTTAACCCAGAGGCCCAGGTCTTCATGCCCATTAGCGAACCCCTAGGCATGTCCCCCACCTCCAGTTCCCCGTCCCCACCGTTCGGCCAGTCGGCGGCGGTCAGCCCTACCTTCATGCGCCGTTCCACGCAACCTTTAACCTTTACCACTGCCAGCTTCGCCGCCACCAAATTCGGCTCCACGAAAATTAAAAGCAATGGGCGGAATGCCAACAAGGTGAGCCGAAACTCCCCCACCAACCTGGGCCTGAATGTAAACAACCTCCTGAAGCAGAAAGCCACGTCCACATCCATGCATTCTCTCTACGGCGTGGGCTTGGGCGGTCAGCCGCAGAAGCCCTCTGCCCTGTCTCCCAACGCCAAGGAGTTTGTGTTCCCCAATCTCCAGGGGCAGGGCAGCCCAAGTGCAATGTTCCCTGGGGAAACGTCCCTCAATCTCAGCCCTCTCCCGTACAATAATGCCTTTGATGTGTTCACAGCCTATGGAGGCCTTAATGAGAAGTCCCTCATGGAGAGTCTGAATTTTAGCTTGAGCAACATGCAGTATTCTAACCAGCAATTCCAGCCAGTGATGGCCAACTAGAAAGCGAGAATACTACTAACGACCAGAGATATGTGATGAGTTCACGTTTGGAAAATCCCcccgaaaaataaaaataaaaactgtaaagtCCCAGTGAATAAGTCAAACGATGAGCCCGAGGGGTGAACCATGTTGTTCCCTTGAGTATTTTTGTCATTCTTTTTACAGTTAAGCTTGTTGTACAATCAAGCTTAGTTATCTAAActcatattgttttgtttttaagttgtTTTCTTTTGCCAACCAagcacaaaattatttttactgacTGTTTTAAGATATCTTCATGAAGAAGAAAACTACAAATCAAGGCCTCTAATAGTATTCAAGGTATAGCTACACAGCCAATTTTCCGAGGATTGGCCTGAATGCTGAATGAGGGATTTCTTGGTCTTTTTTCTAACTGTATAATTAATTTAGTAGAAAGTTTGTAAAATATCAGAGTATATATTGTTTCTACGACATATTGCATTTATATCTTTTTACTACTCCAGTGATCTGTGATGGCTGCAGCagcttttgttatattttttttaattgaaattgtaAAATGAAATCCATCTTTAAAAACATCAACTATTCTAAAGATTGTGTACAGAATATTCCATTGTGTTGGGATttaaaaatattagattttttttttgggggggggggggggataagaGTTGTATTTTCTGTTAAGAGTTCAATGATTTTTGCTATACTATGGACAAAATGTAATCGTATATTAATTTTGTACCAACATTGTGCAATACTTGACAAAAACGAATAGTATAGCAAAGTATTTGGAGTCAGTGTCTTACATGTAAAGAGGGACTGATAGTTTATAAAGTTTGTATTAAAATGCTTGAAATTATACTCTTGGTCTTAAGCTTTTTAT
The sequence above is a segment of the Carassius carassius chromosome 9, fCarCar2.1, whole genome shotgun sequence genome. Coding sequences within it:
- the LOC132148830 gene encoding protein Tob1-like — its product is MQLEIQVALNFIISYLYNKLPRRRVNIFGEELERQLKQKYEGHWYPDKPYKGSGFRCIHVGEKVDPVVEQAAKESGLDIEDVRNNLPQDLSVWIDPFEVSYQIGEKGPVKVLYVDDSNENGLELDKEIKNSFNPEAQVFMPISEPLGMSPTSSSPSPPFGQSAAVSPTFMRRSTQPLTFTTASFAATKFGSTKIKSNGRNANKVSRNSPTNLGLNVNNLLKQKATSTSMHSLYGVGLGGQPQKPSALSPNAKEFVFPNLQGQGSPSAMFPGETSLNLSPLPYNNAFDVFTAYGGLNEKSLMESLNFSLSNMQYSNQQFQPVMAN